A window of Polaribacter litorisediminis contains these coding sequences:
- the pflB gene encoding formate C-acetyltransferase, with translation MEVQEIILEKPQKAAFKKGVWNTSINVRDFVVKNIISYYGDDQFLTGISKKTQKLWEACKKETEIERKNGGVHSVDTETISGVSSFKAGYIDKENEVIVGLQTDALLKRAMKPFGGYKVVQKALEEQGVKPSEDINTLFTKYVKTHNDGVFAAYNAEIKKFRSLGFLTGLPDNYARGRIIGDYRRVALYGIDKLIAVKKYDLANIEGPMTDAVIRLREEVSEQIKALKEMIVMGNHYNLELNRPAETAQEAVQWTYMAYLAAVKEQDGAAMSLGNVSTFLDIFIERDLQSGAITEVEAQEYIDQFVMKLRMVRHLRMAAYDDIFAGDPTWVTEAIGGMLNDGRSKVTKTAYRFLHTLYNLGPSPEPNITVLWSPLLPENFRKFCSKVAIDTSSIQFENDDLMRTLRGSDDYGIACCVSYQEIGKQIQFFGARTNLAKTLLLAVNGGKCEITGTQMVVGIEPDTDEYLDFDKVMANYKIAMTKVAKVYNDAMNIIHYMHDKYYYEKAQMALIDTNPQINIAYGIAGLSIVADSLSAIKYAKVKPIRNEDGLTVDFKIEGEFPKYGNDDDRVDIFAHNGVEDFNNELKKLKVYKDAEPTMSVLTITSNVVYGKKTGATPDGRALGVPFAPGANPMHGRDTNGAIASLNSVAKIDYKDSLDGISNTFSIVPKSLGATEEDRIDNLATTLTGYFEHGAQHLNVNVFDRETLIDAMEHPENHPQLTIRVSGYAVNFIRLTKEQQMEVISRSFHESM, from the coding sequence ATGGAAGTACAAGAAATCATTTTAGAAAAACCACAAAAAGCAGCCTTTAAAAAAGGAGTTTGGAATACCTCTATAAACGTTAGAGATTTTGTTGTAAAAAACATTATATCTTACTATGGAGATGATCAGTTTTTAACGGGTATCAGTAAAAAAACTCAAAAACTTTGGGAGGCTTGTAAAAAAGAAACTGAAATTGAAAGAAAAAATGGAGGAGTTCACTCTGTGGATACAGAAACCATTTCTGGAGTTTCAAGTTTCAAAGCAGGTTACATCGACAAAGAAAATGAAGTAATTGTTGGTTTGCAAACAGATGCGCTTTTAAAAAGAGCTATGAAACCTTTTGGAGGTTATAAAGTAGTACAAAAAGCACTTGAGGAGCAAGGTGTAAAACCAAGTGAAGACATTAATACCCTCTTTACAAAGTATGTAAAAACACATAATGATGGTGTTTTCGCAGCCTATAATGCAGAAATCAAAAAGTTCAGATCTTTAGGATTCTTAACAGGATTGCCAGATAATTATGCTCGTGGTAGAATTATTGGTGACTACAGACGTGTGGCTTTATACGGAATTGACAAACTAATTGCGGTTAAGAAATATGACTTAGCCAATATTGAAGGCCCAATGACCGATGCCGTGATTCGTTTAAGAGAAGAAGTTTCTGAACAAATCAAAGCATTAAAAGAGATGATTGTCATGGGAAATCATTACAATTTAGAATTAAATCGTCCGGCAGAAACGGCTCAAGAAGCGGTTCAATGGACCTACATGGCGTATTTAGCTGCTGTAAAAGAGCAAGATGGCGCTGCCATGTCTTTAGGTAATGTTTCTACTTTTTTAGATATCTTTATTGAAAGAGATTTACAAAGTGGTGCCATTACAGAGGTGGAAGCACAAGAATATATCGATCAATTTGTGATGAAATTAAGAATGGTACGTCACTTAAGAATGGCTGCTTATGATGATATTTTTGCCGGAGACCCAACTTGGGTTACAGAAGCAATTGGCGGTATGTTAAACGATGGGCGCTCTAAAGTTACAAAAACGGCATATCGTTTTTTACACACTTTATATAATTTAGGTCCATCACCAGAACCAAATATTACCGTTTTATGGTCTCCTTTATTACCAGAAAACTTTAGAAAATTCTGTTCAAAAGTTGCAATCGATACTTCATCAATCCAATTTGAAAATGATGATTTAATGAGAACTTTAAGAGGTTCTGATGATTACGGAATTGCTTGTTGTGTTTCTTACCAAGAAATTGGGAAACAAATTCAGTTTTTTGGAGCAAGAACCAATTTAGCTAAAACATTATTATTAGCGGTAAATGGCGGTAAATGTGAAATTACTGGAACCCAAATGGTCGTTGGAATTGAGCCTGATACTGATGAATACCTAGACTTTGATAAAGTAATGGCAAACTATAAAATAGCCATGACTAAAGTTGCAAAAGTGTACAATGATGCGATGAACATTATTCATTACATGCATGATAAATATTACTACGAAAAAGCACAAATGGCTTTAATTGATACAAATCCGCAAATTAATATCGCTTATGGTATTGCTGGATTATCTATTGTAGCAGATTCTTTATCAGCCATTAAATATGCAAAAGTTAAACCGATAAGAAATGAAGATGGATTAACGGTGGACTTTAAAATTGAAGGCGAATTTCCGAAATACGGTAATGATGATGATCGCGTAGATATTTTTGCACACAATGGTGTAGAAGACTTTAACAATGAACTTAAAAAGTTAAAAGTATATAAAGATGCAGAGCCAACCATGTCTGTTTTAACCATTACATCAAATGTTGTTTATGGTAAAAAAACTGGGGCTACGCCCGATGGTAGAGCTTTAGGTGTTCCTTTTGCTCCGGGTGCAAACCCAATGCACGGTCGTGACACAAACGGCGCTATTGCTTCTTTAAACTCTGTAGCAAAAATTGATTATAAAGATTCTTTAGACGGAATTTCTAATACTTTTTCAATCGTTCCTAAATCTTTAGGGGCTACAGAAGAAGACAGAATAGACAATTTAGCGACCACTTTAACTGGATATTTTGAACATGGTGCACAACACCTAAATGTAAATGTATTCGATAGAGAAACTTTAATAGATGCTATGGAACATCCAGAAAATCACCCCCAATTAACCATTAGAGTCTCCGGATATGCTGTTAATTTTATACGGTTAACAAAAGAGCAACAAATGGAAGTAATTTCACGTTCTTTTCACGAATCTATGTAG
- the pflA gene encoding pyruvate formate-lyase-activating protein yields the protein MHSIESFGTHDGPGIRMVIFLQGCKLKCQYCHNPDTIDTHGGEEYSIEDLVQRALKMKSYFGDKGGVTVSGGEPLLQAQNLIPFFKRLKEEGIHTNIDTNGRMLNHPVVELLDSYADLVMLDIKHMTEEGFQQITGKKNKETTFNFAKHREASGKKMWLRYVLIPGITNTPELLHQLGSYFKEYKTIEQIELQPYHKLGIHKWEALGWDYPLKDARENTKEELEEAFNILSNYFKKVKIN from the coding sequence GTGCATTCTATTGAGTCTTTCGGAACACATGATGGACCGGGCATTAGAATGGTTATTTTTTTACAAGGTTGTAAATTAAAATGCCAATATTGCCATAACCCAGATACCATTGATACCCATGGAGGTGAAGAATATTCCATAGAAGATTTGGTACAAAGAGCGCTAAAAATGAAGTCTTATTTTGGTGATAAAGGCGGCGTAACGGTTTCTGGCGGAGAACCTCTTTTACAAGCACAGAATCTTATTCCGTTTTTTAAACGATTAAAAGAAGAAGGAATTCATACCAATATTGATACGAATGGACGCATGTTAAATCATCCTGTTGTAGAATTATTAGATTCCTATGCCGATTTAGTAATGCTAGATATTAAACACATGACAGAAGAAGGATTTCAGCAAATTACAGGTAAAAAAAATAAAGAAACTACCTTTAATTTTGCCAAACACAGAGAAGCTTCTGGCAAAAAAATGTGGTTACGATATGTGCTTATCCCCGGAATTACAAATACCCCAGAATTATTACATCAATTAGGGAGTTATTTTAAAGAATATAAAACCATAGAACAAATAGAATTGCAGCCTTACCATAAATTAGGCATTCATAAATGGGAAGCTTTAGGTTGGGATTATCCATTAAAAGATGCTAGAGAAAACACAAAAGAAGAGTTAGAAGAGGCTTTTAATATTCTTAGTAACTACTTTAAAAAAGTTAAAATCAATTAA
- a CDS encoding L-lactate MFS transporter, which yields MSTPKLKNRWFIAASAVGIHISIGSVYAYSVMTNPVKDVFDVEGSVIKWAFKIAILLLGLSAAFLGRWVEKVGPKISGTTAGIFYGVGILGSGLAVQLESLWLFYVCYGVIGGIGLGLGYITPVSTLVKWFPDKRGLATGMAIMGFGFAALIFGPVMAKLFETVGVSNAFYVLGVIYMVLILSSASYIERPPVGYVPEGYNEGEGKVIKEDLTNITANEALKSTRFYYIWIMMFINIACGIAIISAASPMMQEKLNYTPMQAAAIVGFIGVFNGLGRITWSTLSDYLGRANTFIVFFAFQILAFYFLPKIGIESVFLIILFTVITMYGGGFAMLPAFLGDLFGTKQLGAIHGMVLAAWGLAGVIGPTIYDMVKQQTGSLDTTLLIFAGLFVVAFIVSIMMKISITKSEKLKKHQLSIIT from the coding sequence ATGAGTACACCCAAACTAAAAAACAGATGGTTCATTGCGGCTTCTGCGGTAGGCATTCATATTTCCATAGGATCTGTTTACGCCTATTCAGTAATGACTAACCCCGTAAAAGATGTGTTTGATGTGGAAGGAAGTGTAATAAAATGGGCATTTAAAATAGCTATTTTGTTATTAGGTTTGTCCGCAGCCTTTTTAGGACGTTGGGTAGAAAAAGTAGGCCCAAAAATTAGCGGAACCACTGCAGGAATATTTTATGGAGTAGGAATTTTAGGCTCAGGATTGGCTGTACAATTAGAATCTCTTTGGCTATTTTATGTATGTTATGGTGTTATTGGAGGAATTGGTTTAGGTTTAGGATATATTACTCCCGTAAGTACCTTGGTTAAATGGTTTCCAGACAAGAGAGGTCTAGCTACAGGAATGGCAATTATGGGCTTTGGTTTTGCTGCTTTAATTTTTGGTCCAGTAATGGCAAAATTATTTGAAACTGTAGGGGTTTCTAATGCATTTTATGTTTTAGGAGTTATTTATATGGTATTAATTTTATCTTCTGCCAGCTATATCGAAAGGCCTCCAGTTGGTTATGTACCTGAAGGATATAATGAAGGAGAAGGAAAAGTAATCAAAGAAGATTTAACAAATATTACTGCCAATGAAGCTTTAAAATCTACTCGTTTTTATTATATCTGGATCATGATGTTTATCAACATTGCATGTGGTATTGCTATTATTTCAGCTGCAAGTCCTATGATGCAAGAAAAGTTAAATTACACGCCCATGCAAGCTGCAGCTATTGTGGGTTTTATAGGAGTTTTTAATGGATTAGGACGTATTACTTGGTCTACATTATCAGACTATTTAGGAAGAGCTAACACGTTTATTGTCTTTTTTGCCTTTCAAATTTTAGCCTTTTACTTCTTACCAAAAATAGGTATAGAAAGTGTTTTCTTAATTATATTATTTACCGTAATTACCATGTATGGAGGCGGTTTTGCAATGTTACCTGCATTTTTAGGCGATTTATTTGGCACCAAACAATTAGGCGCAATTCATGGAATGGTTTTAGCCGCTTGGGGATTAGCAGGTGTTATTGGTCCAACAATTTATGATATGGTAAAACAACAAACAGGATCATTAGATACAACTCTCCTAATTTTTGCAGGCTTATTTGTTGTAGCATTTATTGTTTCAATAATGATGAAAATCTCCATAACAAAATCTGAAAAATTAAAAAAACACCAATTGAGCATCATCACCTAA
- a CDS encoding aspartate-semialdehyde dehydrogenase produces MKIAVVGATGMVGTVMLKVLEERNLPITELIPVASERSAGKKLNYKGKEYTIVTLADAVSLKPDIALFSAGGDTSLEWAPKFAEVGTTVIDNSSAWRMDPTKKLVVPEINGAILTADDKIIANPNCSTIQLVMALAPLHKKYKMKRLVISTYQSVSGTGVKAVQQLDNEEAGIDGEMAYPHKIGRNALPHCDIFLENGYTKEEMKLVKEPKKILGDESFSVTATAVRIPTAGGHSEAVNVQFLNDFDLDEVRELLSATPGVIVQDDLANNVYPMPINAHNKDEVFVGRIRRDESQKNTLNLWIVADNLRKGAATNTVQIAEYLIAKNLV; encoded by the coding sequence ATGAAAATAGCAGTAGTTGGCGCAACTGGAATGGTTGGTACCGTAATGTTAAAAGTTTTAGAAGAACGCAATTTACCAATTACAGAATTAATTCCTGTAGCATCAGAAAGATCTGCTGGTAAAAAATTAAACTATAAAGGCAAAGAATATACCATAGTAACGTTGGCCGATGCTGTAAGTCTAAAACCAGATATTGCTCTTTTTTCTGCTGGTGGAGATACTTCTTTAGAATGGGCACCAAAATTTGCAGAAGTTGGAACCACCGTAATCGATAATTCATCAGCTTGGAGAATGGATCCGACTAAAAAATTGGTGGTTCCTGAAATCAACGGTGCTATTTTAACTGCTGATGATAAAATTATTGCAAATCCTAATTGTTCTACCATTCAATTGGTGATGGCTTTGGCACCTTTGCACAAAAAATATAAAATGAAACGTTTGGTGATTTCTACGTATCAATCTGTTTCTGGAACGGGTGTAAAAGCGGTTCAACAATTAGATAATGAGGAAGCTGGTATTGATGGTGAGATGGCATATCCTCACAAAATTGGGAGAAATGCATTGCCACATTGCGATATCTTTTTAGAAAATGGCTACACCAAAGAAGAAATGAAATTGGTAAAAGAACCAAAGAAAATTTTAGGTGATGAGTCTTTTTCTGTAACAGCAACTGCGGTAAGAATTCCAACTGCTGGCGGACATTCTGAAGCTGTAAATGTGCAGTTTTTAAATGATTTTGATTTGGATGAAGTTCGCGAACTTTTATCAGCAACTCCAGGTGTAATTGTACAAGATGATTTGGCAAATAATGTATATCCAATGCCAATTAACGCCCATAATAAAGATGAAGTTTTTGTTGGACGCATTAGACGCGATGAATCCCAAAAAAATACCTTAAATTTGTGGATCGTTGCTGATAACTTACGAAAAGGTGCGGCAACAAACACAGTTCAAATAGCTGAATATTTAATCGCAAAAAATTTAGTCTAA
- a CDS encoding 2Fe-2S iron-sulfur cluster-binding protein has product MATFHKVHIQEVKQETANAVSVLFKIPENLQSDFKFTSGQYVTLQKEINGTEIRRAYSICSTPKSGAIRVSIKAVENGIFSTYATSHLKEGDEIEITAPEGRFLLNPEPNKNYIAFAAGSGITPILSMVKSVLENESSSSFTLVYGNKTVADTMFYDELNALKEKFSGRFKLHYIFSRENVKNQLQGRIDKSVTNYFVKNMYKETSFDAAFICGPEEMIHEVSKTLESNKIAKENIHFELFTVSIDEEAADQVKEGTTQITVLLDDEKTTFTMQQTDDILAASLRNELDPPYSCQGGVCSSCLAKVTEGKAVMVKNSILTDSEVAEGFILTCQAHPTTSTITIDFDDV; this is encoded by the coding sequence ATGGCAACATTTCACAAAGTACACATACAAGAAGTTAAACAAGAAACCGCCAACGCGGTTTCTGTGTTATTTAAGATACCTGAAAATTTACAATCTGATTTTAAATTTACGTCAGGTCAATACGTTACCTTACAAAAAGAAATCAATGGTACCGAAATTAGAAGAGCGTATTCTATCTGTTCAACACCCAAAAGCGGCGCTATTAGAGTTTCTATAAAAGCTGTTGAAAACGGAATCTTTTCTACCTACGCAACTTCTCATTTAAAAGAAGGAGACGAAATAGAAATCACCGCTCCTGAAGGACGTTTTTTACTGAATCCTGAGCCCAATAAAAACTACATTGCATTTGCAGCAGGTTCTGGTATTACTCCAATTTTATCGATGGTAAAATCAGTTTTAGAAAATGAATCAAGCTCAAGTTTTACTTTAGTTTACGGAAATAAAACGGTGGCTGATACCATGTTTTATGATGAACTAAATGCACTAAAAGAAAAGTTTTCAGGCAGGTTCAAGCTACATTATATTTTTAGTAGAGAAAATGTAAAAAATCAATTGCAAGGTAGAATTGATAAAAGTGTGACCAACTACTTTGTAAAAAACATGTACAAAGAAACTTCTTTTGATGCTGCTTTTATATGTGGTCCAGAAGAAATGATTCATGAAGTTTCTAAAACATTAGAAAGCAATAAAATAGCAAAAGAAAACATCCATTTTGAATTATTTACCGTTTCTATTGATGAAGAAGCTGCAGATCAAGTAAAAGAAGGAACTACCCAAATTACGGTATTGTTAGATGATGAAAAAACAACATTTACCATGCAACAAACCGATGATATTTTAGCGGCAAGTTTGCGCAACGAATTAGATCCTCCGTACTCTTGTCAGGGTGGAGTTTGCAGTTCTTGTCTGGCTAAAGTTACCGAAGGGAAAGCTGTTATGGTGAAAAATTCCATTTTGACTGATAGTGAAGTAGCAGAAGGTTTCATCTTAACTTGCCAAGCGCATCCAACAACATCTACCATTACCATTGATTTTGATGACGTTTAA
- a CDS encoding LysE family translocator codes for MDIYDFKNAILIGFFMAFMIGPVFFMLIQTSILKGARAAIIFDLGVILGDISFILIAYYGSRSLLEKIKDDPRLFFIGGLVLIIYGLITYFDRENKKEAIASAKSIEVPIVKNNYLKLLVKGYFLNFINIGVLAFWLGTVLVIGPTLNMNQNAIFAYFSVIIVSYFITDLSKIFLAKQLKNKMTPNVIYRVKKIMGITLIICGVFLILKGFIPNEKINEFMQ; via the coding sequence ATGGACATTTACGACTTTAAAAATGCAATTCTTATCGGGTTTTTCATGGCTTTCATGATTGGCCCTGTATTTTTTATGCTCATTCAAACGAGTATTTTAAAAGGAGCTAGAGCCGCTATTATTTTTGATTTAGGCGTTATTCTTGGCGATATTTCTTTTATTTTAATTGCGTATTATGGCAGTAGATCTTTATTAGAAAAAATTAAAGATGATCCTAGATTATTTTTTATCGGTGGGTTGGTTTTAATTATTTATGGTCTTATTACCTATTTTGATAGAGAAAATAAAAAGGAGGCGATTGCCTCTGCTAAAAGCATTGAAGTACCTATTGTGAAAAACAATTATTTAAAATTATTGGTGAAAGGATATTTCTTAAATTTTATAAATATTGGCGTTTTAGCTTTTTGGCTAGGAACCGTTTTAGTCATTGGCCCGACTTTAAACATGAATCAAAATGCTATTTTTGCCTATTTTTCGGTCATTATTGTCTCTTATTTTATCACTGATTTAAGTAAAATATTTTTAGCAAAACAGTTAAAGAATAAAATGACACCAAACGTTATTTATCGCGTAAAAAAAATAATGGGCATTACTTTAATTATATGCGGTGTCTTTTTAATCTTAAAAGGGTTTATTCCTAATGAAAAAATAAATGAGTTTATGCAATAA
- a CDS encoding M1 family metallopeptidase, whose product MRKILSIVFASFLLFSCSETKNVTNLQKDDTVASTYWQQHVDYTMDIDMNVNKYQYKGTQKLVYTNNSPDDLDRVFYHLYFNAFQPGSQMDVRSLNIKDPDRRVGDRISKLQPNEIGYIKVNSLKQNGAAVSFETVGTILEVQLNTPIKSGESVTFEMLFDAQVPVQIRRSGRNSKEDVALSMAQWYPKMAEYDFQGWHTPPYLAREFHGVWGDFDVTIHIDKNYVVGGTGYVQNPQEVGHGYEDATKPLNLPKGDKLTWHFKAPNVHDFMWAADPEYIHDILKTESGVDLHFYYKKTLAAKYLENWKKLQPKTAELIAYYSANVGQYPYKQYSVIQGGDGGMEYAMSTLVTGQRSFGSLFGVTAHEMAHTWFQFLLASNESLHPWMDEGFTSYISNKAENEILESGKENPHAGSYRGYKNIVERGYEESLSTHADRYNTNWAYGTASYSKGNIFLSQLEYVIGPENVAKGLKKYFTDFSFKHPTPNDIKRSMEKVSGIHLDWYLNEWTQTTHTIDYGIKSVEGNSVTLERIGQMPMPIDVEVVYQDDTKESFNIPLRMMRGSKPTTANVIEDWPWAHPTYTFKATKEVKSVTIDKSGLMADINLENNTVTK is encoded by the coding sequence ATGAGAAAAATTTTATCTATAGTCTTTGCTTCCTTTTTACTGTTTTCCTGCAGTGAAACAAAAAACGTAACCAACTTGCAGAAGGACGACACGGTTGCATCTACCTATTGGCAACAACATGTAGATTACACAATGGATATTGATATGAATGTAAATAAGTATCAATATAAAGGAACTCAGAAACTAGTATACACCAACAATTCTCCTGACGATTTAGATCGAGTTTTTTATCATCTATATTTTAATGCATTTCAGCCAGGCTCTCAAATGGACGTTCGTTCTTTAAATATTAAAGACCCAGATAGACGAGTTGGTGACAGAATTAGCAAGTTACAACCTAATGAAATAGGATATATAAAAGTAAATTCTTTAAAGCAAAATGGGGCTGCAGTTTCTTTTGAAACCGTAGGAACTATTTTAGAAGTGCAATTAAACACCCCCATTAAATCTGGTGAAAGTGTAACTTTTGAGATGCTTTTTGATGCGCAAGTTCCTGTTCAAATTAGACGTTCAGGAAGAAATAGTAAGGAAGATGTTGCATTATCTATGGCGCAATGGTATCCTAAAATGGCAGAATATGATTTTCAAGGTTGGCACACACCTCCTTATTTGGCAAGAGAATTTCATGGAGTTTGGGGAGATTTTGATGTAACCATTCATATTGATAAAAATTATGTAGTGGGCGGAACAGGATATGTGCAAAACCCGCAAGAAGTTGGTCATGGTTATGAAGATGCAACAAAACCGTTAAACTTGCCTAAAGGCGATAAATTAACCTGGCATTTTAAAGCACCCAATGTGCATGATTTTATGTGGGCTGCAGATCCAGAATACATACATGACATTTTAAAAACAGAAAGTGGTGTTGATTTACATTTCTATTATAAGAAAACATTAGCAGCAAAATATTTAGAAAATTGGAAAAAATTACAACCTAAAACTGCGGAATTAATAGCGTATTACAGCGCCAATGTTGGACAATATCCTTACAAACAATATTCTGTAATTCAAGGTGGAGACGGCGGAATGGAATATGCAATGTCTACTTTAGTAACAGGTCAAAGAAGTTTTGGTAGTTTATTTGGCGTAACTGCGCATGAGATGGCACATACTTGGTTTCAATTTTTATTAGCATCTAATGAAAGTTTACATCCTTGGATGGATGAAGGTTTTACCTCTTACATTTCTAATAAAGCTGAGAATGAAATTTTAGAATCGGGTAAAGAAAATCCACATGCAGGTTCTTACAGAGGGTACAAAAATATTGTAGAAAGAGGATATGAAGAATCTTTATCAACCCATGCAGACCGCTATAATACAAATTGGGCTTATGGAACTGCTAGTTATTCAAAAGGAAATATTTTCTTATCGCAATTAGAATATGTAATTGGTCCAGAAAATGTAGCAAAAGGCTTGAAAAAGTATTTTACAGATTTTAGTTTTAAACATCCAACGCCAAATGACATTAAACGTTCTATGGAAAAAGTTTCTGGTATTCATTTAGATTGGTATTTGAATGAGTGGACACAAACTACACATACAATCGATTATGGAATTAAATCTGTTGAAGGGAACTCAGTAACCCTAGAAAGAATTGGGCAAATGCCAATGCCTATAGATGTAGAAGTTGTTTATCAAGACGATACAAAAGAAAGTTTCAATATTCCTTTACGAATGATGAGAGGATCAAAACCAACGACAGCGAATGTGATAGAAGATTGGCCTTGGGCGCACCCAACGTATACTTTTAAGGCTACTAAAGAAGTGAAATCGGTTACGATTGATAAAAGTGGATTGATGGCAGATATTAATTTAGAAAACAATACAGTCACAAAATAA
- a CDS encoding S8 family peptidase: MKIIKPFLYTAFAVLAFTGCKSIANIPVPMGTSTAVSATAKKMPLSDVESQNWQHLDLIQDSIPGMSVAKAYAFLSGKKGNEVVVGVIDSGTDLTHEDLKGNAWINTKEIPGNGIDDDKNGFIDDIHGWNFLGSIYKENTELSRIIANPAIADSETVDRAKAVYEKKVKAAEMNKLRYGQMLAGVSNADKIIKSHLKKAEYTKDDVLAIESTELALVQSVSVANQMYAFGITSMQQAIDELTGLVETADKLLTGDGLKNNYRTAIGDDENTMEITIYGDNKVGHSIKSEAHGSHVSGIIGALRNNEVGMNGVANNVKIMAVRAVPDGDEYDKDVALAIRYAVDNGAKVLNTSFGKGYSPKKEWVWEAIQYAASKDVLIVNAAGNDGKNIDEELTYPNDSKDLKTEISDNVITIGAMSANYNENLPANFSNYGKLNVDVFAPGVQIYSTTPENEYEKFSGTSMAAPATAGVAALIRSYYPKLTASQVKHILMNSGSLIAMDVIKPGSQSRENPNGEKVPFTDLSVSGRVVNAYNALIMADNMVHRK, from the coding sequence ATGAAAATAATAAAACCATTTTTATACACTGCGTTTGCAGTTTTAGCATTTACAGGTTGTAAATCAATCGCAAACATTCCGGTTCCAATGGGGACTTCAACTGCTGTTTCTGCAACGGCCAAAAAAATGCCATTATCAGATGTTGAAAGTCAAAATTGGCAACATTTAGATTTAATACAGGATTCGATTCCAGGAATGAGTGTGGCGAAAGCTTATGCTTTTTTATCAGGAAAAAAAGGGAACGAAGTTGTTGTAGGCGTAATTGATTCTGGAACAGATTTAACACATGAAGACTTAAAGGGAAATGCATGGATAAATACAAAAGAAATTCCAGGCAATGGAATTGATGATGACAAAAATGGTTTTATCGATGATATTCATGGATGGAACTTTTTAGGATCTATTTATAAAGAAAATACAGAGTTGAGTCGTATTATTGCCAATCCTGCCATTGCAGATTCAGAAACTGTGGATAGAGCAAAAGCAGTCTATGAAAAAAAAGTGAAGGCAGCAGAAATGAACAAGCTGAGATATGGCCAAATGTTAGCTGGGGTTTCGAATGCTGATAAAATAATAAAATCGCATTTAAAGAAAGCAGAATACACGAAAGATGATGTATTAGCGATCGAATCAACAGAACTTGCTCTTGTGCAAAGTGTGTCGGTTGCCAACCAAATGTATGCTTTTGGTATTACTTCTATGCAGCAAGCTATTGACGAATTAACGGGCTTAGTAGAAACTGCCGATAAATTGTTGACTGGAGATGGTCTTAAAAATAATTATAGAACTGCCATAGGAGATGATGAAAATACGATGGAAATTACTATTTATGGTGATAACAAAGTGGGGCATTCTATAAAATCAGAAGCTCATGGTTCTCATGTATCTGGAATTATTGGAGCCTTAAGAAATAATGAAGTAGGGATGAATGGCGTTGCCAATAATGTAAAAATTATGGCGGTAAGAGCAGTTCCTGATGGTGATGAGTATGATAAAGATGTTGCTTTAGCAATTCGGTATGCAGTAGATAATGGGGCAAAAGTTTTAAATACTAGTTTTGGTAAAGGATATTCACCAAAAAAAGAGTGGGTTTGGGAAGCGATTCAATATGCTGCTTCAAAAGATGTTTTAATTGTAAATGCAGCAGGAAATGATGGTAAAAACATTGATGAAGAATTAACCTATCCGAATGATTCTAAAGATTTAAAAACAGAAATTTCCGACAATGTTATTACAATCGGCGCCATGAGTGCTAATTACAACGAAAACTTGCCAGCCAATTTTTCTAATTACGGAAAATTAAATGTAGATGTTTTTGCTCCAGGGGTACAAATTTATTCAACAACTCCAGAGAATGAATACGAGAAATTTAGTGGAACTTCTATGGCAGCTCCAGCTACGGCTGGTGTTGCTGCATTAATTCGTTCTTATTATCCAAAGTTAACAGCCAGTCAAGTAAAGCACATTTTAATGAATTCTGGATCATTAATTGCGATGGATGTCATTAAACCAGGCTCACAAAGTAGAGAAAATCCGAATGGAGAAAAAGTGCCGTTTACAGATTTATCAGTTTCAGGGAGAGTTGTAAATGCTTACAATGCGCTAATAATGGCAGATAACATGGTGCATAGAAAATAA